One region of Termitidicoccus mucosus genomic DNA includes:
- a CDS encoding AAA family ATPase, whose translation MLRRGELGLSHPGRPKGSFLFVGPTGTGKTEITNAFTGWLFGGAKPLRFDMSEYQNQASVEKLIGEKVGDIGLLGRALAKAEMEAVQGGGGGKNGGTLLFDEIEKAHPLVLDLFLQILDDASITLASGERKNLSGYYIVCTSNIGAAEAMRMQSAPFASIERTVLARVNQTLRPELVGRMTEKVVFARLPYAVQREICEAMIAGELARLRKLGHEIMITPDDVEAILRAGFHKNLGARPMRGAVERFLQDKIAGRLLGN comes from the coding sequence GTGCTGCGGCGCGGCGAACTCGGCCTCTCCCATCCGGGCCGGCCAAAAGGCTCGTTCCTTTTTGTCGGCCCGACCGGGACGGGCAAGACGGAGATAACCAATGCGTTCACGGGGTGGTTGTTCGGCGGGGCAAAGCCGCTGCGCTTTGACATGTCGGAATACCAAAATCAGGCATCGGTCGAGAAGTTGATTGGCGAGAAAGTCGGTGATATTGGTTTGCTGGGCCGGGCGCTGGCAAAGGCGGAGATGGAGGCCGTGCAGGGTGGCGGTGGCGGAAAAAATGGCGGGACGCTTTTGTTTGATGAAATCGAGAAGGCGCATCCGCTGGTATTGGATTTGTTTTTGCAGATTCTGGATGACGCGAGCATCACGCTGGCAAGTGGCGAGCGGAAAAATCTTTCAGGATATTATATTGTGTGCACGTCGAATATCGGCGCGGCGGAAGCCATGCGGATGCAGTCCGCGCCGTTCGCGAGCATCGAGCGCACGGTCTTGGCGCGGGTAAATCAAACACTGCGTCCCGAACTGGTGGGGCGCATGACGGAAAAGGTGGTGTTTGCACGGCTGCCCTATGCGGTGCAACGGGAGATTTGCGAGGCCATGATCGCGGGCGAACTGGCGCGGCTGCGAAAGCTGGGGCATGAGATCATGATCACTCCCGATGACGTGGAGGCAATTTTGCGGGCCGGTTTCCACAAGAACCTTGGCGCGCGCCCCATGCGCGGGGCCGTCGAGCGGTTCTTGCAGGACAAAATCGCCGGAAGGCTGCTGGGAAATTGA